In Calditrichota bacterium, the genomic stretch CTCACCACTGGTCGGAGGCCCTACGGCCCTCAGGCGGAACCGCGTGCCGAGCAACGGCTAATCTCCTCTTCGGCGACTGCGTGGCGCTCGCGCACCCCATTGACGGGGAAGGGTGCTCCGCGTCGTTGCTCAGAACTCGCCGCATCGCAACAACACCAGGGTGCACGCGCGCACACACGAAATGCCGTGCTCGGCCAGCTCCTGCTCGAGCTCCGGGCATTCGGCGCCAGGGTTGAAGATGACCCGCGCCGGCCGCAGGGCAATGATGGCTGGCCCCAACTGGCGGCTCCTCTCACAGGCCACGTACATGGTCACCGTGTGCACTGGCGGCTCCACATACGCAAGGTCGGCCACCGCCTGCAGCCCTTCGATCTCGCGATGCGCCGGATGAACCGGAATGACTCGATAGCCTTGTTCAAGGAGCAAACGTATCGCACGATTCGAGTAGCGCTCGCGCTTTGGGCTTGCG encodes the following:
- a CDS encoding CoA-binding protein translates to MNDAVKTVVVVGASPKRERYSNRAIRLLLEQGYRVIPVHPAHREIEGLQAVADLAYVEPPVHTVTMYVACERSRQLGPAIIALRPARVIFNPGAECPELEQELAEHGISCVRACTLVLLRCGEF